In the Clostridium beijerinckii genome, one interval contains:
- a CDS encoding phage holin, with amino-acid sequence MNKIDLKARLKNKSFWVYIASAIVLLSQQLGFKIFPDNWNDIVNTVLGVLTMLGIVVDNSTTGMSDSVTKEELQ; translated from the coding sequence ATGAATAAAATTGATTTAAAGGCAAGATTAAAAAATAAGAGTTTTTGGGTGTATATTGCAAGTGCAATTGTACTTTTAAGCCAACAATTAGGATTTAAAATATTCCCTGATAATTGGAATGATATAGTAAACACAGTGCTTGGAGTTCTAACAATGTTAGGAATCGTTGTGGACAATAGCACAACAGGAATGAGCGATAGTGTAACAAAGGAGGAATTGCAATAA
- a CDS encoding BhlA/UviB family holin-like peptide: MDELINMALKQGLGYGMFACLLVYVLRTTGEREARYQNLLDTLAEKFNLVEHIQEDVREIKSKINEKR; the protein is encoded by the coding sequence ATGGATGAATTAATTAATATGGCCTTAAAACAGGGCCTGGGGTATGGAATGTTTGCGTGTTTACTGGTTTATGTATTAAGGACCACAGGCGAAAGAGAAGCGAGGTATCAAAATTTATTAGATACTTTGGCAGAAAAATTTAATTTAGTTGAACATATTCAGGAAGATGTAAGAGAGATCAAAAGCAAAATAAATGAAAAGAGGTAG
- a CDS encoding tyrosine-type recombinase/integrase, with amino-acid sequence MNTKTNYKSRIDTHIVPKLGGYKLNKITNAIIQDFYNSLIGEGLKPSSVKKIMETVNGVLKYAQKSKLIYNLPTDIEKQPMNKPKVEFWTKEEIDFYLDKIHDSYLYTPILIEIFTGLRVGELCGIRWYDIDFEDRYLTVNNQVIYDRELKILVFSEILKTDTSHRKITLAKILTDYLKSIKCDALDTDFVVLDREGSMCDPRNLSMNFTKSIHKYRKSIDDLKREGENIPQNYMQLKQITFHALRHTHATLLIFNGENIKVVSERLGHKSISETLDTYTHVMDDMRDNTAALLDNIFKYKPLNDDNK; translated from the coding sequence ATAAATACCAAGACAAATTATAAGTCAAGAATTGATACTCACATAGTGCCAAAATTGGGCGGATACAAGTTAAATAAAATTACTAATGCAATCATTCAAGATTTTTATAATAGCCTTATAGGAGAAGGCCTCAAGCCTTCCAGTGTAAAAAAAATCATGGAAACTGTTAATGGTGTTTTAAAATATGCTCAAAAAAGTAAGTTAATATATAACCTACCTACTGACATAGAAAAGCAGCCTATGAATAAGCCTAAAGTCGAGTTTTGGACTAAAGAGGAAATTGATTTTTATTTAGATAAGATTCACGATTCATACCTCTACACACCAATTTTAATAGAAATATTTACTGGCTTGCGTGTTGGAGAGCTCTGTGGAATAAGATGGTATGATATTGATTTCGAAGATAGGTATCTAACTGTTAATAATCAGGTTATTTATGATAGAGAATTAAAAATATTGGTATTTTCAGAGATATTAAAGACTGATACAAGCCATAGAAAGATAACTCTAGCTAAAATATTAACTGATTATTTAAAATCAATTAAATGTGATGCACTTGATACTGATTTTGTAGTATTAGATCGTGAAGGTTCAATGTGTGATCCTAGAAACCTATCAATGAATTTCACTAAATCTATACACAAATATAGAAAATCTATTGATGATTTAAAAAGAGAAGGTGAAAATATTCCTCAAAATTACATGCAGCTCAAACAGATAACATTTCATGCCCTCAGACATACCCATGCCACGTTATTAATATTTAATGGCGAAAATATTAAAGTTGTATCTGAAAGACTTGGACATAAAAGTATATCTGAAACATTAGACACCTATACTCATGTCATGGATGATATGAGAGATAATACTGCTGCATTACTTGATAATATATTTAAATATAAACCCCTTAATGATGATAATAAATAA
- a CDS encoding N-acetylmuramoyl-L-alanine amidase has translation MKIGLRGGHSSNCIGAVGIVNEYEQMQQYFKYVRDLLIQYGHTVIDCNSNGSNANAELSEGAAAANAANVDLFVSLHMNAFDGSGHGVEALVSSESSKALPYAQRLCNNFGSLGFTNRGVKYVKDYEMNHIAAGNIIFEICFCDSETDMDIYRGCSWQLLAHRFCNAFDSNIPADPAAAATNKGYVITTYLPPESASYDGVNINNVLKYFNGITCYVRGNNKGIWIETQYLDMSKCNELKNKLESWFYEIKW, from the coding sequence ATGAAAATAGGATTAAGGGGCGGGCATAGCTCCAATTGTATTGGGGCAGTTGGGATCGTTAATGAATACGAACAAATGCAGCAATATTTCAAATATGTTAGGGATCTATTAATACAATATGGCCATACTGTTATAGATTGTAATAGCAATGGCAGCAACGCAAATGCTGAATTATCTGAAGGAGCAGCCGCAGCAAATGCCGCTAATGTGGATCTATTTGTAAGCCTTCATATGAATGCTTTTGATGGATCAGGCCATGGGGTTGAAGCGCTTGTTTCATCAGAATCAAGCAAGGCCCTTCCATATGCCCAAAGGTTATGTAATAACTTTGGATCGTTGGGATTCACTAACAGGGGTGTAAAATATGTAAAAGATTATGAAATGAACCATATTGCAGCTGGCAACATAATATTTGAAATATGCTTTTGTGATAGCGAAACGGACATGGACATTTATAGGGGTTGTAGCTGGCAACTTTTGGCCCATAGGTTTTGCAATGCATTTGATTCAAATATACCAGCAGATCCAGCCGCCGCAGCAACAAACAAAGGCTATGTAATTACAACCTATTTGCCGCCTGAATCAGCTTCATATGATGGGGTTAACATAAATAATGTCTTGAAGTATTTCAATGGTATTACGTGCTACGTGAGGGGCAATAATAAAGGGATCTGGATCGAAACACAATATTTGGATATGAGCAAATGTAATGAGTTGAAAAATAAATTAGAATCATGGTTCTATGAAATAAAATGGTAA
- a CDS encoding ATP-binding cassette domain-containing protein — MSKEMIEIFHANENNLKDISINIPKKKITIITGLSGSGKSSLIFDTLAAESQRMLNDTYSSYVQQLLPHYGRPNVEKINNLPVSIIIDQNKIGGNARSTVGTVTDIYTLLRLLFSRIGKPFVGYSMNFSFNNTNGMCPYCQGLGVIKDIDIHKLIDFDKSLNDGAIKFPTFQPGGWRLSRYTESGYFDIEKPIKDYSDLELNTLLYEEEKAPDNPTSNWHKTAKYIGLIPRIRNSFLEKDQKQYKKELEQLVDEQICPHCNGKRLNDTILSCKINEKSIGDCTDMSISELKSFLQLVHEQKVQTVIDDILKRLCTLEEVGLNYLTLNRTTNTLSGGESQRIKMSKHLNSSLSDVLYIFDEPSIGLHPHDITGINKIFKGLKEKGNTVIIVEHDPDVINIADHIIDMGPESGVKGGEITFEGTYKQLLNSDTSTGNALSNRHEIITENKEFHEFYELNNANMFNLKNISIKIPRNALTVVTGVAGSGKSTLITHLFLDKYPNSILLDQKRVHTSSRSILATYMGFFDKIRAIFGKANSKSPSLFSFIGEGACPLCKGKGIIKTDLAFMDDVEETCELCDGTRYKQEILNYKYSSYTISDILNLSVDEALAVFIDKELNKILYTISEVNLGYIKLGQSLDTMSGGELQRLKIAVTLLNNAGEIYILDEPSTGLHESDIKKLIQLFNKLINKGKTVIILEHNLSIMCQADWIIDLGPLGGFNGGELVYMGYPSGITKCSSSFTGKRLLEYIS; from the coding sequence ATGTCAAAAGAAATGATTGAAATCTTCCATGCAAATGAAAATAATCTTAAGGATATATCTATAAATATACCCAAGAAGAAAATTACAATAATTACAGGTTTATCTGGTTCAGGGAAGTCTTCTCTAATCTTCGATACCTTAGCTGCTGAATCCCAAAGGATGTTAAATGATACATATTCCTCTTATGTTCAACAATTATTGCCCCACTATGGCAGGCCTAATGTTGAAAAAATTAACAATCTTCCTGTTTCTATAATTATAGATCAGAATAAAATAGGAGGAAATGCACGTTCAACAGTTGGTACCGTCACTGATATATATACCTTACTGCGTCTTCTATTTTCTAGAATAGGGAAACCTTTTGTTGGCTACTCAATGAATTTTTCTTTTAATAATACAAATGGTATGTGTCCTTATTGCCAAGGATTAGGAGTAATTAAAGATATTGATATTCATAAATTAATAGACTTTGACAAAAGCTTAAATGATGGTGCTATTAAGTTTCCAACATTTCAACCCGGAGGATGGAGATTAAGTCGTTATACAGAGTCTGGTTATTTTGATATTGAAAAACCAATTAAAGATTACTCAGATTTAGAACTTAATACTCTACTTTATGAAGAAGAAAAAGCTCCTGATAATCCTACAAGTAATTGGCATAAGACAGCAAAATATATTGGACTTATTCCAAGAATCAGAAACTCATTCTTAGAAAAAGATCAAAAGCAATATAAAAAAGAACTTGAGCAGCTTGTTGATGAACAAATCTGTCCTCATTGTAATGGAAAACGTCTTAATGATACTATTTTGTCCTGCAAAATCAATGAAAAGTCAATTGGTGATTGTACTGATATGTCAATAAGTGAATTGAAATCTTTTCTTCAATTAGTCCATGAACAAAAAGTTCAAACAGTTATTGATGATATTCTCAAGCGTTTATGTACATTAGAAGAAGTGGGATTAAATTATCTTACATTGAATCGTACAACTAATACTTTATCTGGTGGTGAATCTCAAAGAATTAAAATGTCAAAACATTTAAACAGCAGTCTGAGTGATGTTCTCTATATATTCGATGAACCTAGCATTGGATTACATCCTCATGATATAACTGGTATAAATAAGATATTCAAAGGGCTTAAAGAAAAAGGAAATACAGTTATAATTGTGGAACATGATCCTGATGTAATAAATATAGCAGATCACATTATTGACATGGGGCCTGAATCAGGAGTTAAAGGTGGAGAAATTACTTTTGAAGGTACATATAAGCAGCTCTTAAATAGTGATACTTCCACTGGAAATGCTTTATCTAATAGACATGAAATAATTACAGAAAATAAGGAGTTTCACGAATTCTACGAGCTTAATAATGCAAATATGTTTAATTTGAAAAATATTTCTATAAAAATACCTAGGAATGCCTTAACAGTTGTAACTGGAGTAGCCGGTTCAGGTAAAAGTACATTGATTACACATCTTTTCCTTGACAAGTATCCAAACAGCATACTCTTAGACCAAAAAAGAGTCCATACCTCTTCTCGCTCAATACTCGCAACATACATGGGCTTTTTTGATAAAATTAGAGCTATCTTTGGTAAAGCAAATAGTAAATCACCTTCACTATTCAGCTTTATTGGAGAAGGTGCATGTCCTTTGTGTAAAGGAAAAGGTATAATAAAAACAGATTTAGCTTTTATGGATGATGTTGAAGAAACTTGCGAATTATGTGATGGAACAAGATACAAACAAGAAATATTAAATTATAAGTACAGTTCATATACAATAAGTGATATCCTTAACCTCTCTGTTGATGAAGCTTTGGCAGTCTTTATTGACAAAGAGCTAAATAAAATATTGTATACTATTTCTGAAGTAAATCTAGGGTATATTAAACTCGGTCAATCTCTTGACACAATGTCAGGTGGAGAACTTCAAAGATTAAAAATTGCTGTAACTCTTTTAAATAACGCTGGGGAAATTTACATATTGGATGAACCAAGCACAGGCTTGCATGAGTCAGATATAAAGAAATTGATACAGTTATTTAATAAATTAATTAATAAAGGAAAAACAGTTATAATATTAGAACATAATTTAAGTATAATGTGCCAAGCTGACTGGATTATTGATTTAGGTCCACTAGGGGGCTTTAATGGAGGAGAACTTGTATATATGGGATATCCTAGTGGCATTACAAAATGTTCTTCATCTTTTACAGGAAAAAGATTATTGGAATATATATCTTAA
- a CDS encoding CD1375 family protein, with protein sequence MVVIYVRRIKEGIMTIEEVPPLWRDRVAAILAAQ encoded by the coding sequence ATGGTTGTTATATATGTTAGAAGAATAAAAGAGGGGATAATGACAATCGAAGAAGTGCCGCCATTATGGAGAGATAGAGTAGCGGCGATTTTAGCAGCTCAATAA
- a CDS encoding Arm DNA-binding domain-containing protein — protein sequence MKANWRATVSLGYTNGKKNVERKQGFKTKKEA from the coding sequence ATCAAAGCCAATTGGAGAGCTACAGTAAGCCTTGGATACACAAATGGTAAAAAGAACGTTGAAAGAAAGCAAGGCTTTAAAACTAAAAAAGAAGCTTAA
- a CDS encoding MarR family winged helix-turn-helix transcriptional regulator — MNKQLYTSKLEEGLSRLQCELVAERNTINTENISWFQYDLLESLYHTNGSRPAELSINLGVSRSKISKGLKALKDKGYVKQEKSDSDARALWTALTDKGFKFLKEIKKGHEHLAKIASSALTPSEQKLFAELCLKVSSVFEERRR, encoded by the coding sequence ATGAACAAACAATTATATACTTCTAAATTAGAAGAGGGATTATCGAGACTTCAATGTGAACTTGTTGCCGAAAGGAATACGATAAATACAGAGAATATTTCTTGGTTTCAATATGATTTATTAGAATCCTTATATCACACAAATGGAAGTCGCCCTGCAGAATTAAGCATTAACTTAGGTGTTTCACGTTCTAAAATATCTAAGGGATTAAAAGCTCTTAAAGATAAGGGATATGTAAAACAAGAAAAAAGCGATTCCGATGCAAGGGCTCTTTGGACAGCATTAACAGATAAAGGTTTCAAGTTTTTAAAAGAAATAAAAAAAGGTCATGAACATTTAGCTAAAATTGCATCCTCTGCCTTAACTCCAAGTGAACAAAAACTTTTTGCTGAGCTATGCCTAAAAGTGAGCAGTGTTTTTGAAGAGAGAAGGCGCTAA